From Streptomyces sp. Edi4, one genomic window encodes:
- a CDS encoding SDR family NAD(P)-dependent oxidoreductase: MDARDELRFDGRVAVVTGGGRGLGREYALLLAARGARVVVNDVGTGIDGRGASPSPAHEVAEEIRGHGGEAVADVHDVSDAAGARASAGAAVERWGRLDVLVNNAGISILRPLGDLTDEECARVLATHAGGTLNMLRAVWPHMVDSRYGRIVNTCSDALFGDTGLSAYAAGKGAVLGLTTSSAAEGAGHGIKVNAVVPIAATRMSLEALDGDELTAALLADLFPARHVAAVVAFLAHASVPCTGELLHAAGRRVARIFLGATEGVVWEKNPTPEAIRDHLSEIRDTEAFRAPTSVSASMAYSFARLGVGGAEPLTLDLKSPVAGPERTGPAEG; the protein is encoded by the coding sequence ACGAGCTCCGTTTCGACGGCCGGGTGGCCGTGGTCACGGGCGGCGGGCGCGGGCTCGGCCGCGAGTACGCCCTGCTGCTCGCGGCGCGTGGCGCACGCGTGGTCGTCAACGACGTGGGCACGGGGATCGACGGGCGCGGGGCATCGCCGTCGCCCGCGCACGAGGTCGCCGAGGAGATCCGGGGGCACGGCGGGGAAGCGGTGGCGGACGTACACGACGTGTCGGACGCCGCCGGCGCCCGGGCGTCGGCCGGGGCCGCCGTGGAGCGCTGGGGGCGCTTGGACGTCCTGGTCAACAACGCGGGGATCTCGATCCTGCGTCCCCTGGGCGACCTCACGGACGAGGAGTGCGCACGGGTGCTCGCCACCCATGCGGGCGGGACCCTGAACATGCTGCGAGCCGTATGGCCGCACATGGTCGACTCCCGGTACGGGCGCATCGTCAACACATGCTCCGACGCCCTCTTCGGCGACACCGGACTCAGCGCGTACGCGGCGGGCAAGGGCGCGGTGCTGGGTCTCACCACGTCGTCGGCGGCCGAGGGTGCCGGCCACGGCATCAAGGTCAACGCCGTCGTACCGATCGCCGCCACCCGGATGTCCCTCGAAGCGCTCGACGGCGACGAGCTGACCGCCGCCCTGCTCGCCGACCTCTTCCCCGCTCGGCACGTGGCAGCCGTGGTGGCGTTCCTGGCCCACGCGTCCGTGCCCTGCACCGGGGAACTCCTGCACGCGGCGGGCCGTCGCGTGGCCCGGATCTTCCTGGGCGCCACCGAAGGGGTGGTGTGGGAAAAGAACCCCACGCCTGAGGCGATCCGGGACCACCTCTCAGAGATCCGCGACACGGAGGCGTTCCGCGCGCCGACAAGCGTGAGCGCGTCCATGGCGTACTCCTTCGCACGGCTCGGTGTGGGTGGCGCGGAGCCCCTGACGCTCGACCTCAAGTCGCCGGTCGCCGGGCCGGAGCGCACCGGGCCGGCGGAAGGCTGA